Part of the Halobacteriovorax vibrionivorans genome, ATCTCTTCAATTGATCACGGAATTTACTGCGCTCAAATGGGCGGTGGATCAGTTAGTCCAGGAACAGGAGAGTTTAACTTTTCGGTAATTGAAGGATATGAAATCAAGAATGGAAAGATTGGAGATGCTGTAAAAGGCGCAACTCTAATTGGAACAGGACCTGATACCCTAACAAAGGTTTCCATGGTTGCTGATAACCTCGATTTTGCCGCTGGTGTATGTGGTTCAATTTCAGGTGGTGTTAATACGACCGTAGGTCAGCCAGCACTTAAAGTTGACGAGATCCTAGTTGGTGGAGGTAAGTAAATGAGCACGAAGACAAAACAACAAACACAAAAAGAAATAATTAATAAAACCCTTAATATGGCAAAAGACATGGGATTAAATGACGTTGACGTTATTATCTCAGGCTCTGAGTCTTTCTCACTAAAAGCAGACAGTGGTGAATTAAGTGAGTACAAGAAGGCCAATACAGGTGCCCTTGGTGTACGTGTTATTAAGGATCAAAAGGTAGGTCTAAGCTTCACTGAAGATCTAGGTGATGATGCAATTAAGACTATTCTTGAAAATGCAGCACAAAATTCGAAATTTTCAAAAGTTGATGAATACCAATTAATAGAAGAAGGTACACAAGTTGATGATATTAACCCTGTGGCAAATATTGAGTACTCACCTGATGCTAATGAGATGATTGAAAAAGCACTTTTTTTAGAAGAAGAAGTTAGAAAGCGTGATAGCAATTGTGAGTCTGCACCTTATAATGGAATGGCCGAAGGTATTTCAAATTTTGCCATTGGAAACTCAAAAGGTGTTCTTTGTACACATCAGTCAAAATCATATACTGCATACACATCTGCTCTTGTAAAAAAGGGTGATAAGAATGCTATGCACTACCTATTTGACTCAAAAAGAGACTTTAGAGAACTAGATTACGATAAAGTAATTAACGGATCTCTTGAAGTGGCCAATAACTTCATCGATGCATCTCAAATCAAAACTGGTGATTATGATGTTACATTTGAAGTTGATCTCTTTGATAATATCATTTCAAGTTTCATGCTACTTTTTAGTGCGAAGGCAGCAATTGATAAATCAAATCCATGGCGTGAGAAACTAGGAGAAATGGTAGCTGATTCAAGACTAACTTTTAAAGATGATCCTTTCTTTAAGGCAGGCCACAGTGTTTGTCCATTTGATGGTGAAGGAAAGAAGAAACAAACCAATACCCTACTAGAAAATGGAAAACTTGTGCAATTTCTTCACAATAGCGCTACAGCAAGAGAGCTTGGACTAGAAAATAACTTCTGTGCAACTCGTGGAGCAAAGAGTCCTCTTAGTGCCACGACATCAAATTTTCTAATTGAAGCAGGAACAAATACACAAGATGAGTTCAACTCACGTCGATATGTGGAAATTCTAACGGCACAAGGGCTTCACAGTGGTATCAAACCAATCTCTGGTGAGTTTTCACTGGGAGTAAGTGGACGTATTTGGAATAACGGTGAAATAGAAACTTACTTTAAGGATGTAACTGTAAGTGGAAACTTCTTTAAGATGCTAAGTGAAATTGATCTTATAAGTGATAAAGTTGAAGCATCAAGTGATCACTCACTTTTCACTCCTAAAATTCTATTTAGTAATTTAATGATTGCAGGATCATAACTAGGTGCCATGCACCTTTTGTTGCGCAAATGCGAAACAAAAGGTGCATGGCACCCTGTTTTTATTCTAATACCTTTGGAAAAACATATAATTGATAGCGTTGCGAGATGATTTGGAATAAAGAGACACCATCTCTTTCCCACTCTTTATCTTGCTTAGAAAGCTGTGCCCTGCGACTATCTTTTTCTTTTAGATTTCTAAGATGATCTTTTAATTGTCCTGCCGTCATTTTAGAGTTACCAATCGTAACAACAGCGTCATCATCCATTTCAAAAAGGCCTTCAGTATCTTCTAAGTTACTAAAGTCTATTAAGCTATCCTCGTTTAGTGCATTTGAACCCACTTTAGTATTAGAAGAAGTGCCAACACCACCCTTACGAGACTTACCATTCTTTAAAGCATCCGGATTTATTGCTTCTTGAGAATATCCTTCTTGTTCGCCATTTGACGATGTATCTTCACTTTGCATTCCTAAGCGTGATCCTCTAGAGCGCTGACTGCTGCCGCTACCAAATGTTCCATCTCTAAATGAATCAGAAAGAGAAGATAAAATACCATCATGCTCGGAACGTCTTTCATCTGCTAATTTTTGTAAATTATCAAATTCAGAAGATTTCCCTCGCTTCTTTAGGGCATCTCTCATTAAACCTAGATCCTTACGACGACGATCGTTATTAGAGATCTGTCTTGAAACTCCTCTACTTAGATCTGAAATGGCCTTATTGCTTGAGCCCTTACCTGCTTCGAGACGGCCACGAATAGAAGAGTTGGCCCCCTTCTTATTAGTCATAGCATCTTTGAAATTATTTGTGGCGGTACTAAAACCTGAAAGCCAATTGGTAAACTCACCAAATCCATTATTAAGCTGTATCTGGTCCCATGGCTGCTGAGTTTGCTTTCTATCAAGTTTTGTATTATCAGTAAGACCTTCTTTAACAGTATACCAATAATTATGCATTTTAAGTGCGTATGCAGCTGTGGACGAGAGATTAGCAAGGGTTTGTCCCATGTAATTATTCATCTTAGCTATAAGAAGCTCAAAATACGGAATGAGTCCTGGTGTGATATAATAATCAAGCTTTGTTACCTTAGGAGCATAGAAGTGATAACGATAAGCATATTGAGCAAATTCCTGTGCCATACGCTTACGATCCGTATTTTCACTCTCAAAGCCATTATCTTCAGATATTAAAGTTGATAAGAAATATCCCTTTGCATGATCTCGATAATAATTTGTGACCTTATCATCAAGCGGAAAATAATTTAATGTCTTTTCTTTTTGAGCATTAAAACGTATCGGACTTGTGGAGCGATAACTCGTATTATAATTTGAACTCATATCAGGCAAGAAAGGATCAATTATCCTAAGTGCTACTCCACCTTCTCGTTTGACGTATGTATTTCTGGAGCAAACACCTACGGCCATCTCTTGATTACAGACATCATTTTTTCGCGACAAGAATTTCATACATTTAATTTTATATTTTTTACCAACTGTTACACGTGCAATTTTCCACTTACTTTTACGACGTGGGCCACAAATATTTTCAGGACCTCTTTCAGGATCAAGATCCATATCAGCATCACTTAAAATTCCCATCACTCCTGTCATTGATACATTTACGATACGGTTAAATAATGAATTCTTATGAAGGCCTAAAAACTTCATCAATTCCATGATCCAACAAACAGGATAAAGACATTTTCGAGATAAAGTATATTTTTGACCATTATATTTAATGTAATTCCAATTATATTCTTTTAACCATTGCACAGTATATTCAAAGAGAGCTGTACCATGTGATAGATTTTGTAGACTTGCATCTTCAATGGCCTTAATTTTCATAAGGGCCATATCTCTTAAGAATAAAGTGAAATCCTCACCGTGTCCCTTTGCTGTCTCTTTCCTTATCGCTTCAAAAGAAACTTTTCCTTGTGAGACAAATTCATCATAGCGAGAAGTCTTATCACACTCACCACTTCCAATACATGCCGTTACTTTATCAAGAGTTTGTACAAAATAATCATTTTCTCTTTTGGCAACATTATAGCCTTCATTTTTAACAATTTTTGTCCCAACAGAGTTTTCAACAATACTCTCGCTACCACCGGCCTCTTCCACGGACTCGACTTCTTTTTTGTGAACTGTATCAAGATAATCTTTAGAACCTACTTGGTTACAATTTTCTTCATTTTCATCACACACCGTTTTTTCACTATTAATGACATATGAATCATACATCCCAAGCCCATTACAATTAGCAATGTAATTGGCCTCAACATCAGGTTGTAACCAATCCGTAGGACTCATTGGACCGACTGTATCAACACAGCGACACATCATCTCAAGAGATCTTTTCTTTAGCGTGGAATAAAGTTTATAAAGCGAATGCTTATATTTTACGGCCTCAAACCTAACAACATCTCTAATATTATAACGTCCATTTCTATCCTTAGGGTTATTACCATCAAAACCAGCAAGATATTTAGGATCTTTTCTCATATAATAATTAATAATGTTATTTTGAGCATCAGCAGTAATCTTTCCATTATAGAATAAATGAAGAAAGATCTTTTCTTCTTTATCAGGAAGATTATTTAGATAGTTTTGAATTTCTTTTAAAGCTGCCTCACCCACGCTTTGATCAAATTCATCCCAAAGAGGTTTTCCTTTACCAACCATCGATGGATCAAAGAGATCAAGATTATATCCTCGCATTGAGTTTACTTGTACATTCCAATTATATTCGATGTTACTGGTACCAGTTAAGTTTCCTCTAGCTGCTTCAGCAGTATTATATTGGGATTTAATATGAAAGAAATCTCCTTCATCTTTACCACCAGTTGTATAATCCATAGCAAACATCATCATCATCATTTCAAAATAACTATCTGACTGCTTTGATAGAAAATCACCGAAGAGATTTACACGACATGACTTCATATCTGAGATTGATATATCTTTAAATAAGGGAGAGCTGTCATCCATGCCTGAATATAATTTATAATCAGGATCTGTTGAATCACCACCTCTTAACATTGAGATATAATCAGCTTCAATTACGCCATCATTAATATTAACTTTAATATTATTTACACAATTATCAATCCTAGATTTTCTTCTCGAGGTATTAGGGTCACCAAGTTGCGTATTCTTATCAATACAGCTATTTAAAGCACTTATATAAGGTGCTTGAAACGATTCAAAGGCACTCTCACTATGTTGAGGGTGTTTTGGATTAGTCTTAGTTTGGTTTCTAAAGTCATCTAAGATCTTAGTTGCCTCAGCTTTTTTGCGAGCAACTGCACTTTGGTGATTGGC contains:
- a CDS encoding TldD/PmbA family protein, coding for MSTKTKQQTQKEIINKTLNMAKDMGLNDVDVIISGSESFSLKADSGELSEYKKANTGALGVRVIKDQKVGLSFTEDLGDDAIKTILENAAQNSKFSKVDEYQLIEEGTQVDDINPVANIEYSPDANEMIEKALFLEEEVRKRDSNCESAPYNGMAEGISNFAIGNSKGVLCTHQSKSYTAYTSALVKKGDKNAMHYLFDSKRDFRELDYDKVINGSLEVANNFIDASQIKTGDYDVTFEVDLFDNIISSFMLLFSAKAAIDKSNPWREKLGEMVADSRLTFKDDPFFKAGHSVCPFDGEGKKKQTNTLLENGKLVQFLHNSATARELGLENNFCATRGAKSPLSATTSNFLIEAGTNTQDEFNSRRYVEILTAQGLHSGIKPISGEFSLGVSGRIWNNGEIETYFKDVTVSGNFFKMLSEIDLISDKVEASSDHSLFTPKILFSNLMIAGS